One part of the Tachysurus fulvidraco isolate hzauxx_2018 chromosome 23, HZAU_PFXX_2.0, whole genome shotgun sequence genome encodes these proteins:
- the sycp2 gene encoding synaptonemal complex protein 2 isoform X4, which produces MARLQDKQVEEFVDQALKNNFQPLEEFLLIETREGITSKCSRQFISKLDKLINKELDQKNVKNASVVFTIFPKLGNTLVFPEGKGLSLMVSQGLVKKLVQWFEKVRKIWVEAGPTRNELFVNLAEDFFDALMVIHESCKEGTFQVTESLLHHIGKLASDPQVNILIQKEAVRKLNMILGKIPLQLKKEKKILSSQEASIVMSDLASRIIKGGDYDLQVALMEALCRMTSRAQRRQLADLWFRMKFVASAFNKIQDTEFETDCRKFLNLVNGMQGDDRSVYSYPCLEVFLDKHVLLMPVDENLHEFWIDFNVGSQSISFYFCLADDESKHDIQWDTLCITDNEVHSYTVEEEKDIKVLQLVLTEPVCLSSIEGTRLHIHFSSSLDILKATKKVYGETKNKKFIGKTTTSVVKTTVQIILDEGDSQVLFPESQGSSHHVEKTVPSSVRSDAYCQSLISEDRDNQHLNQQMITPLCRKVSESCMYVSGSAGRKVGRSLFSCVLPESASRKSKLKPALELIASSEKRKALEMKEPLTAKLSHSLQTVIVEKESTNKQAVPDLQSPNVHPYQEGLQGVGKYLRHIPVEKVVKMVQTDQELQEEPLDNGIVLDTQPAVWKETSILPSPSCFYKKRISMSGSLFPCQRESSRQFRSEPPQQPLSAQSSSGGLSHKQLHTQLTQRLEQVLREREQQEQHPQEHFAAGKEAGLVKSLTQTELGTAEQSASAKRNGTCMSNNTTEKAAKSMVKQINSHYNRTAISTAAQEHAPLFNIAPTSGYIFNKSWCPNSVAKISANQSKKPSNQNKNIYAFGLNLPELSEKQNRSFEISGIKRSSSMSLSSTSKKCTPMKPAGHNVKKHLFSDTDTDNMTEISWLKSANRKPKPKVADYTRQPVKPTHPPTTFTFETPNIPIPSPKCAQALPKQKWKRQKKLVEEKNKTSKNVANRKPTVRPKRTSVIARSYREVSDSELETDEPAPAKKFIIKQPEKPQRPAIVKPPVKRNSEVRSNEVHKLLNEKEGKKLTDYEKSKQKKMTATVLGSTKGKENVLAPKITPLGLSTLPSSINKSVEKKTAMLRPALAPLNPMSKTSQAIAQEGKIDGIIEQSEKKKETPGITTTHPVTNDNFLEEKGVSEILGSEWSKNRKNLLSPVLTKETWASKNTSFCLSPLSIEKKRSEEKNASLPSSPLTPLPPLCISPVGAISPPLDLPSHLKGIQAFSFYKSSGGPDIAKRLSHPFVTPFVQQQSAQENAELRPEQPFLHPIIASTGRKKCPSMLNSPDKEEDLRGFLNSSNKSILQTCYDKESVVSLVSLSQSSHTSMNNIATICTELEGSSFKKAESGPTTKRTWHSSCSSTSLSEQDGSECDKRIKARHTKPAVRMKPRKLFKPNVTLQSKKKGSKQPIDVDSSTEEGDKDKGSAVTEVRSTVVSSCWEADMDLVQPEVSTSQEITYVCRQFSSELTRKVENRSRRMDLFTKQSLKVCRQHVSNITMKVQEYRFKRLEAVKQVLMDEMKNLEQDDTSLRNMEAELAAYWKKQALDFHAYKERGTERLNNLRSTIETNLGRNLDYEEQIFFSQMHLMKKDMKSVQDHLVRQMHEEELQSVRRGLQTLFLSDVPML; this is translated from the exons TGGCACGCCTTCAGGATAAACAG GTGGAGGAATTTGTAGACCAGGCTTTGAAAAACAACTTTCAACCTTTGGAGGAGTTTTTACTAATTGAGACCAGAGAAGGTATTACTTCAAAATGTTCCAGGCAGTTCATCTCAAAACTGGACAAACTAATTAACAAG GAACTGGACCAGAAGAATGTGAAGAATGCTTCTGTGGTATTTACCATCTTTCCTAAATTGGGGAACACACTGGTCTTTCCAGAGGGTAAAGGTTTATCATTGATGGTGTCACAAGGACTTGTGAAAAAG CTGGTACAGTGGTTTGAGAAAGTCAGAAAGATATGGGTTGAAGCTGGACCGACAAGGAACGAGCTGTTTGTAAACTTAGCTGAAGACTTCTTTGATGCATTGATG GTCATTCATGAAAGTTGTAAAGAGG GTACTTTCCAAGTAACAGAATCCCTGCTCCATCACATTGGCAAATTGGCTTCTGATCCCCAAGTTAACATTCTGATTCAAAAAGAG GCGGTGAGGAAACTGAATATGATTTTAGGGAAGATCCCATTACAactgaagaaagagaaaaagatctTGTCATCTCAAGAGGCATCAATTGTCAT GAGTGATTTGGCTAGTCGAATTATCAAGGGAGGAG ATTATGATCTTCAGGTGGCTTTGATGGAGGCTCTGTGTAGAATGACTTCTCGTGCCCAAAGAAGGCAGCTGGCTGATCTGTGGTTCAGAATGAAATTTGTTGCCTCTGCATTCAACAAGATTCAGGACACAGAGTTTGAgact gaTTGCCGAAAATTTTTAAATCTAGTAAATGGAATGCAAGGTGATGACCgaag tgTATACTCCTATCCTTGTCTGGAGGTGTTTTTAGACAAGCATGTG TTGCTCATGCCTGTGGATGAAAACCTTCATGAGTTCTGGATTGACTTCAATGTAGGAAGCCAGAGTATTTCCTTCTATTTCTGCCTTGCTGATGATGAATCAAAG CACGACATCCAGTGGGACACTCTGTGCATAACAGATAATGAGGTCCACAGTTACACAGTGGAAG AAGAGAAAGATATAAAAGTGCTGCAGCTGGTTCTAACTGAGCCAGTGTGTCTGAGCAGTATTGAGGGCACCAGACTCCACATCCATTTCAGTTCCTCCTTAGACATCCTCAAGGCCACCAAAAAAGTCTACGGAGAAACCAAGAATAAA AAGTTTATTGGAAAGACTACCACATCAGTGGTAAAAACCACTGTTCAGATAATTTTGGATGAAGGAGATTCACAG GTTCTTTTTCCTGAGAGTCAGGGTTCCTCTCATCATGTGGAAAAAACTGTACCTTCTTCAGTGAGGAGTGACGCCTACTGTCAGTCACTGATATCAGAGGACAGAGATAACCAACACCTCAACCAGCAG ATGATAACCCCATTATGTAGAAAGGTATCAGAGTCATGTATGTATGTCTCTGGTAGTGCAGGACGTAAAGTTGGCAGAAGCCTGTTCAGCTGTGTGTTGCCTGAAT CTGCCTCACGGAAGTCAAAGTTGAAACCAGCTTTAGAGTTGATCGCTTCCTCAGAGAAGAGGAAAGCATTGGAAATGAAAGAGCCTTTAACTGCCAAATTATCTCACAGTTTGCAGACAGTTATTGTGGAAAAGGAAAGCACAAATAAACAG GCAGTTCCCGATCTACAGAGCCCAAATGTACATCCATACCAGGAAGGATTACAAGGTGTGGGAAAATATCTTCGG CACATTCCTGTGGAGAAAGTAGTGAAAATGGTGCAAACTGACCAAGAGCTCCAAGAAGAGCCTTTAG ATAACGGTATAGTACTAGACACCCAGCCAGCTGTGTGGAAAGAAACTTCaat ATTACCAAGTCCTAGCTGCTTTTACAAAAAGAGAATTTCTATGTCTGGGTCATTATTTCCATGTCAGCGTGAATCCTCACGTCAGTTCAGATCAG AACCTCCACAGCAGCCACTGTCAGCCCAGAGCAGCTCTGGGGGACTAAGCCACAAACAGCTTCATACTCAGCTAACTCAAAGACTAGAGCAGGTCCTGAGAGAGCGTGAGCAGCAGGAGCAACACCCACAAGAGCACTTTGCTGCTGGAAAAGAGGCTGGGCTTGTAAAAAGTCTCACGCAAACTGAACTTGGTACAGCTGAACAGAGTGCATCGGCTAAGAGAAATGGAACTTGCATGAGCAACAATACA acagagaaagcagCCAAGAGCATGGTGAAGCAGATAAATAGCCATTATAATCGCACTGCCATTAGTACAGCAGCACAGGAGCATGCCCCCTTGTTTAACATTGCACCAACTAGCGG ATATATTTTCAACAAGAGTTGGTGTCCAAATTCGGTT GCCAAGATCTCTGCTAATCAATCTAAGAAACCATCAAATCAGAATAA GAACATTTATGCATTCGGTCTTAATTTGCCAGAGCTCAGTGAG AAACAAAATAGGTCTTTTGAAATATCTGGAATAAAAAGAAG CAGTTCCATGAGTCTTTCCAGCACCTCTAAGAAGTGTACTCCCATGAAG cCAGCTGGTCATAATGTGAAGAAGCATCTGTTCAGTGACACTGATACCGACAATATGACAGAAATTAGCTGGCTAAAATCAGCTAACAGGAAACCCAAGCCTAAAGTGGCAGACTACACGAGACAGCCAGTTAAGCCCACTCATCCGCCCACAACCTTCACAT TTGAAACCCCAAACATACCCATTCCCTCACCAAAGTGTGCACAAGCATTGCCTAAACAAAAGTGG AAAAGGCAGAAAAAGCTTGTAGAAGAAAAGAATAAGACATCCAAGAATGTTGCCAACAGAAAGCCCACAGTCAGGCCGAAGAGAACTTCAGTCATAGCCAGATCCTACAGAGAGGTGTCTGACAGTGAGTTAGAAACCGATGAACCAGCTCCAGCAAAG AAATTCATCATCAAACAGCCAGAAAAGCCTCAGAGGCCTGCTATAGTCAAACCACCTGTTAAAAGAAACAGTGAAGTCAGGTCAAATGAAGTGCATAAGTTGCTGAACgagaaagaggggaaaaaattaactgattatgaaaaatcaaagcaaaagaaGATGACTGCAACTGTTCTTGGGTCTACCAAAGGAAAGGAAAATGTTTTGGCCCCTAAAATCACTCCTTTAGGTCTTTCTACTCTGCCTTCtagcataaataaat CTGTGGAGAAGAAAACAGCCATGCTGAGACCTGCTCTTGCACCTCTGAACCCTATGTCTAAG ACGTCTCAGGCCATAGCACAAGAAGGAAAGATAGATGGCATAATTGAACAATctgagaaaaagaaggaaacacCAGGAATTACCACTACACATCCAGTGACAAATGACAATTTTTTAGAGGAAAAAGGGGTCAGCGAAATATTGGGTTCTGAATGGTCAAAGAACAGGAAGAATTTGCTTTCTCCAGTTTTAACAAAAGAAACTTGGGCCTCCAAAAACACCTCTTTCTGCCTTTCTCCATTATCCATTGAGAAGAAGAGAT ctgaagAGAAAAATGCATCTTTACCCAGCTCTCCTCTGACACCCCTCCCACCCTTGTGCATCTCTCCTGTTGGTGCCATTTCTCCTCCCCTGGACTTGCCTAGCCATCTTAAAGGGATTCAAGCTTTTTCCTTTTATAAATCTTCAGGAGGACCGGATATTGCCAAAAGACTTTCTCACCCTTTTGTAACCCCTTTTGTTCAGCAACAAAGTGCTCAAGAG AATGCTGAGCTGAGACCAGAACAGCCATTCCTTCACCCAATCATTGCCTCCACTGGTAGGAAGAAATGTCCTTCCATGCTCAACTCTCCAGACAAAGAAGAAGATCTTAGAGGCTTTCTAAATAGCTCAAACAAAAGTATCTTGCAGACATGCTATGATAAAGAGTCTGTGGTCTCTTTGGTGTCACTAAGCcaatcatcacacacatctaTGAACAATATAGCTACAATCTGCACTGAACTTGAG GGAAGCAGTTTTAAAAAGGCAGAAtcag GTCCAACAACCAAACGTACTTGGCACAGCTCCTGCAGTTCAACAAGTCTTTCTGAACAAGATGGTAGTGAATGTGACAAGAGGATTAAAGCCAGGCACACTAAACCCGCTGTTAGAATGAAGCCAAGAAAACTGTTCAAACCTAATGTCACACTACAGTCTAAGAAAAAAG GCTCTAAACAACCCATAGATGTTGACAGCAGCACTGAGGAAGGGGATAAAGACAAGGGATCAG CAGTTACTGAAGTGCGGTCCACAGTGGTGTCGAGCTGTTGGGAGGCAGATATGGATCTTGTACAGCCTGAAGTGAGCACATCTCAGGAGATAACTTATGTCTGTCGCCAGTTCAGCTCTGAACTTACAAGAAAAGTTGAG AACCGCTCAAGGAGAATGGATCTCTTCACCAAACAGTCCCTAAAGGTCTGCAGGCAACATGTTTCCAATATAACCATGAAAGTGCAAGAGTACAG GTTTAAGAGGCTGGAGGCAGTTAAACAAGTTCTAATGGATGAAATGAAAAACTTAGAACAAGATGACACATCTCTACGGAACATGGAGGCAGAGCTGGCT GCTTACTGGAAGAAGCAAGCCCTGGATTTCCATGCTTACAAGGAAAGAGGAACAGAAAG GCTAAATAATTTAAGAAGCACAATTGAAACTAATCTAGGACGAAACTTGGACTACGAGGAACAGATCTTTTTTTCACAG ATGCATTTGATGAAGAAAGATATGAAATCTGTTCAGGATCATCTAGTCAGACAGATG CATGAGGAAGAGTTGCAAAGTGTACGTAGAGGACTACAGACCTTGTTCCTTTCAGATGTGCCTATGCTTTAA
- the sycp2 gene encoding synaptonemal complex protein 2 isoform X5: protein MARLQDKQVEEFVDQALKNNFQPLEEFLLIETREGITSKCSRQFISKLDKLINKELDQKNVKNASVVFTIFPKLGNTLVFPEGKGLSLMVSQGLVKKLVQWFEKVRKIWVEAGPTRNELFVNLAEDFFDALMVIHESCKEGTFQVTESLLHHIGKLASDPQVNILIQKEAVRKLNMILGKIPLQLKKEKKILSSQEASIVMSDLASRIIKGGDYDLQVALMEALCRMTSRAQRRQLADLWFRMKFVASAFNKIQDTEFETDCRKFLNLVNGMQGDDRSVYSYPCLEVFLDKHVLLMPVDENLHEFWIDFNVGSQSISFYFCLADDESKHDIQWDTLCITDNEVHSYTVEEEKDIKVLQLVLTEPVCLSSIEGTRLHIHFSSSLDILKATKKVYGETKNKVLFPESQGSSHHVEKTVPSSVRSDAYCQSLISEDRDNQHLNQQMITPLCRKVSESCMYVSGSAGRKVGRSLFSCVLPESASRKSKLKPALELIASSEKRKALEMKEPLTAKLSHSLQTVIVEKESTNKQAVPDLQSPNVHPYQEGLQGVGKYLRHIPVEKVVKMVQTDQELQEEPLDNGIVLDTQPAVWKETSILPSPSCFYKKRISMSGSLFPCQRESSRQFRSEPPQQPLSAQSSSGGLSHKQLHTQLTQRLEQVLREREQQEQHPQEHFAAGKEAGLVKSLTQTELGTAEQSASAKRNGTCMSNNTTEKAAKSMVKQINSHYNRTAISTAAQEHAPLFNIAPTSGYIFNKSWCPNSVAKISANQSKKPSNQNKNIYAFGLNLPELSEKQNRSFEISGIKRSSSMSLSSTSKKCTPMKPAGHNVKKHLFSDTDTDNMTEISWLKSANRKPKPKVADYTRQPVKPTHPPTTFTFETPNIPIPSPKCAQALPKQKWKRQKKLVEEKNKTSKNVANRKPTVRPKRTSVIARSYREVSDSELETDEPAPAKKFIIKQPEKPQRPAIVKPPVKRNSEVRSNEVHKLLNEKEGKKLTDYEKSKQKKMTATVLGSTKGKENVLAPKITPLGLSTLPSSINKSVEKKTAMLRPALAPLNPMSKTSQAIAQEGKIDGIIEQSEKKKETPGITTTHPVTNDNFLEEKGVSEILGSEWSKNRKNLLSPVLTKETWASKNTSFCLSPLSIEKKRSEEKNASLPSSPLTPLPPLCISPVGAISPPLDLPSHLKGIQAFSFYKSSGGPDIAKRLSHPFVTPFVQQQSAQENAELRPEQPFLHPIIASTGRKKCPSMLNSPDKEEDLRGFLNSSNKSILQTCYDKESVVSLVSLSQSSHTSMNNIATICTELEKTPASVQGSSFKKAESGPTTKRTWHSSCSSTSLSEQDGSECDKRIKARHTKPAVRMKPRKLFKPNVTLQSKKKGSKQPIDVDSSTEEGDKDKGSAVTEVRSTVVSSCWEADMDLVQPEVSTSQEITYVCRQFSSELTRKVENRSRRMDLFTKQSLKVCRQHVSNITMKVQEYRFKRLEAVKQVLMDEMKNLEQDDTSLRNMEAELAAYWKKQALDFHAYKERGTERLNNLRSTIETNLGRNLDYEEQIFFSQMHLMKKDMKSVQDHLVRQMHEEELQSVRRGLQTLFLSDVPML from the exons TGGCACGCCTTCAGGATAAACAG GTGGAGGAATTTGTAGACCAGGCTTTGAAAAACAACTTTCAACCTTTGGAGGAGTTTTTACTAATTGAGACCAGAGAAGGTATTACTTCAAAATGTTCCAGGCAGTTCATCTCAAAACTGGACAAACTAATTAACAAG GAACTGGACCAGAAGAATGTGAAGAATGCTTCTGTGGTATTTACCATCTTTCCTAAATTGGGGAACACACTGGTCTTTCCAGAGGGTAAAGGTTTATCATTGATGGTGTCACAAGGACTTGTGAAAAAG CTGGTACAGTGGTTTGAGAAAGTCAGAAAGATATGGGTTGAAGCTGGACCGACAAGGAACGAGCTGTTTGTAAACTTAGCTGAAGACTTCTTTGATGCATTGATG GTCATTCATGAAAGTTGTAAAGAGG GTACTTTCCAAGTAACAGAATCCCTGCTCCATCACATTGGCAAATTGGCTTCTGATCCCCAAGTTAACATTCTGATTCAAAAAGAG GCGGTGAGGAAACTGAATATGATTTTAGGGAAGATCCCATTACAactgaagaaagagaaaaagatctTGTCATCTCAAGAGGCATCAATTGTCAT GAGTGATTTGGCTAGTCGAATTATCAAGGGAGGAG ATTATGATCTTCAGGTGGCTTTGATGGAGGCTCTGTGTAGAATGACTTCTCGTGCCCAAAGAAGGCAGCTGGCTGATCTGTGGTTCAGAATGAAATTTGTTGCCTCTGCATTCAACAAGATTCAGGACACAGAGTTTGAgact gaTTGCCGAAAATTTTTAAATCTAGTAAATGGAATGCAAGGTGATGACCgaag tgTATACTCCTATCCTTGTCTGGAGGTGTTTTTAGACAAGCATGTG TTGCTCATGCCTGTGGATGAAAACCTTCATGAGTTCTGGATTGACTTCAATGTAGGAAGCCAGAGTATTTCCTTCTATTTCTGCCTTGCTGATGATGAATCAAAG CACGACATCCAGTGGGACACTCTGTGCATAACAGATAATGAGGTCCACAGTTACACAGTGGAAG AAGAGAAAGATATAAAAGTGCTGCAGCTGGTTCTAACTGAGCCAGTGTGTCTGAGCAGTATTGAGGGCACCAGACTCCACATCCATTTCAGTTCCTCCTTAGACATCCTCAAGGCCACCAAAAAAGTCTACGGAGAAACCAAGAATAAA GTTCTTTTTCCTGAGAGTCAGGGTTCCTCTCATCATGTGGAAAAAACTGTACCTTCTTCAGTGAGGAGTGACGCCTACTGTCAGTCACTGATATCAGAGGACAGAGATAACCAACACCTCAACCAGCAG ATGATAACCCCATTATGTAGAAAGGTATCAGAGTCATGTATGTATGTCTCTGGTAGTGCAGGACGTAAAGTTGGCAGAAGCCTGTTCAGCTGTGTGTTGCCTGAAT CTGCCTCACGGAAGTCAAAGTTGAAACCAGCTTTAGAGTTGATCGCTTCCTCAGAGAAGAGGAAAGCATTGGAAATGAAAGAGCCTTTAACTGCCAAATTATCTCACAGTTTGCAGACAGTTATTGTGGAAAAGGAAAGCACAAATAAACAG GCAGTTCCCGATCTACAGAGCCCAAATGTACATCCATACCAGGAAGGATTACAAGGTGTGGGAAAATATCTTCGG CACATTCCTGTGGAGAAAGTAGTGAAAATGGTGCAAACTGACCAAGAGCTCCAAGAAGAGCCTTTAG ATAACGGTATAGTACTAGACACCCAGCCAGCTGTGTGGAAAGAAACTTCaat ATTACCAAGTCCTAGCTGCTTTTACAAAAAGAGAATTTCTATGTCTGGGTCATTATTTCCATGTCAGCGTGAATCCTCACGTCAGTTCAGATCAG AACCTCCACAGCAGCCACTGTCAGCCCAGAGCAGCTCTGGGGGACTAAGCCACAAACAGCTTCATACTCAGCTAACTCAAAGACTAGAGCAGGTCCTGAGAGAGCGTGAGCAGCAGGAGCAACACCCACAAGAGCACTTTGCTGCTGGAAAAGAGGCTGGGCTTGTAAAAAGTCTCACGCAAACTGAACTTGGTACAGCTGAACAGAGTGCATCGGCTAAGAGAAATGGAACTTGCATGAGCAACAATACA acagagaaagcagCCAAGAGCATGGTGAAGCAGATAAATAGCCATTATAATCGCACTGCCATTAGTACAGCAGCACAGGAGCATGCCCCCTTGTTTAACATTGCACCAACTAGCGG ATATATTTTCAACAAGAGTTGGTGTCCAAATTCGGTT GCCAAGATCTCTGCTAATCAATCTAAGAAACCATCAAATCAGAATAA GAACATTTATGCATTCGGTCTTAATTTGCCAGAGCTCAGTGAG AAACAAAATAGGTCTTTTGAAATATCTGGAATAAAAAGAAG CAGTTCCATGAGTCTTTCCAGCACCTCTAAGAAGTGTACTCCCATGAAG cCAGCTGGTCATAATGTGAAGAAGCATCTGTTCAGTGACACTGATACCGACAATATGACAGAAATTAGCTGGCTAAAATCAGCTAACAGGAAACCCAAGCCTAAAGTGGCAGACTACACGAGACAGCCAGTTAAGCCCACTCATCCGCCCACAACCTTCACAT TTGAAACCCCAAACATACCCATTCCCTCACCAAAGTGTGCACAAGCATTGCCTAAACAAAAGTGG AAAAGGCAGAAAAAGCTTGTAGAAGAAAAGAATAAGACATCCAAGAATGTTGCCAACAGAAAGCCCACAGTCAGGCCGAAGAGAACTTCAGTCATAGCCAGATCCTACAGAGAGGTGTCTGACAGTGAGTTAGAAACCGATGAACCAGCTCCAGCAAAG AAATTCATCATCAAACAGCCAGAAAAGCCTCAGAGGCCTGCTATAGTCAAACCACCTGTTAAAAGAAACAGTGAAGTCAGGTCAAATGAAGTGCATAAGTTGCTGAACgagaaagaggggaaaaaattaactgattatgaaaaatcaaagcaaaagaaGATGACTGCAACTGTTCTTGGGTCTACCAAAGGAAAGGAAAATGTTTTGGCCCCTAAAATCACTCCTTTAGGTCTTTCTACTCTGCCTTCtagcataaataaat CTGTGGAGAAGAAAACAGCCATGCTGAGACCTGCTCTTGCACCTCTGAACCCTATGTCTAAG ACGTCTCAGGCCATAGCACAAGAAGGAAAGATAGATGGCATAATTGAACAATctgagaaaaagaaggaaacacCAGGAATTACCACTACACATCCAGTGACAAATGACAATTTTTTAGAGGAAAAAGGGGTCAGCGAAATATTGGGTTCTGAATGGTCAAAGAACAGGAAGAATTTGCTTTCTCCAGTTTTAACAAAAGAAACTTGGGCCTCCAAAAACACCTCTTTCTGCCTTTCTCCATTATCCATTGAGAAGAAGAGAT ctgaagAGAAAAATGCATCTTTACCCAGCTCTCCTCTGACACCCCTCCCACCCTTGTGCATCTCTCCTGTTGGTGCCATTTCTCCTCCCCTGGACTTGCCTAGCCATCTTAAAGGGATTCAAGCTTTTTCCTTTTATAAATCTTCAGGAGGACCGGATATTGCCAAAAGACTTTCTCACCCTTTTGTAACCCCTTTTGTTCAGCAACAAAGTGCTCAAGAG AATGCTGAGCTGAGACCAGAACAGCCATTCCTTCACCCAATCATTGCCTCCACTGGTAGGAAGAAATGTCCTTCCATGCTCAACTCTCCAGACAAAGAAGAAGATCTTAGAGGCTTTCTAAATAGCTCAAACAAAAGTATCTTGCAGACATGCTATGATAAAGAGTCTGTGGTCTCTTTGGTGTCACTAAGCcaatcatcacacacatctaTGAACAATATAGCTACAATCTGCACTGAACTTGAG AAAACACCTGCATCTGTTCAGGGAAGCAGTTTTAAAAAGGCAGAAtcag GTCCAACAACCAAACGTACTTGGCACAGCTCCTGCAGTTCAACAAGTCTTTCTGAACAAGATGGTAGTGAATGTGACAAGAGGATTAAAGCCAGGCACACTAAACCCGCTGTTAGAATGAAGCCAAGAAAACTGTTCAAACCTAATGTCACACTACAGTCTAAGAAAAAAG GCTCTAAACAACCCATAGATGTTGACAGCAGCACTGAGGAAGGGGATAAAGACAAGGGATCAG CAGTTACTGAAGTGCGGTCCACAGTGGTGTCGAGCTGTTGGGAGGCAGATATGGATCTTGTACAGCCTGAAGTGAGCACATCTCAGGAGATAACTTATGTCTGTCGCCAGTTCAGCTCTGAACTTACAAGAAAAGTTGAG AACCGCTCAAGGAGAATGGATCTCTTCACCAAACAGTCCCTAAAGGTCTGCAGGCAACATGTTTCCAATATAACCATGAAAGTGCAAGAGTACAG GTTTAAGAGGCTGGAGGCAGTTAAACAAGTTCTAATGGATGAAATGAAAAACTTAGAACAAGATGACACATCTCTACGGAACATGGAGGCAGAGCTGGCT GCTTACTGGAAGAAGCAAGCCCTGGATTTCCATGCTTACAAGGAAAGAGGAACAGAAAG GCTAAATAATTTAAGAAGCACAATTGAAACTAATCTAGGACGAAACTTGGACTACGAGGAACAGATCTTTTTTTCACAG ATGCATTTGATGAAGAAAGATATGAAATCTGTTCAGGATCATCTAGTCAGACAGATG CATGAGGAAGAGTTGCAAAGTGTACGTAGAGGACTACAGACCTTGTTCCTTTCAGATGTGCCTATGCTTTAA